The genomic segment ACGGGCATCAAGGGTGTTGAGGAAGATATCTCGGTCAGCCCTATCTGGCCACTGCTCTAACAGCTCGCAGAGCGTATCCCAGCCTGCTGATGTCGGAGAAGCGTCGAGAAGGCTCTCTAGCTCTGGCCATACGGAAAGGTCCATAGGTACCCTTACTTTTTGACGGCCTTTGCAGATTCCTCGTATTCAGCACGATCAACAGGATCGCTAGGCGGCTGAAATTGGCGTACCTCGATCAGATCGCCCAGCGGCTCTATACGCTGGCCACCGCGATAGTTCCAATCTTTTCTGTTCTCAGCAATATTATATCGTGCAATGATGCGAAGTCCGGATTTTCGCCGAGCAACATAGAGGCTCGAAGAATATGATGGCGACCATTTGCTATAAGAACTCACATAACAACGGTACAAGGTGCCATACTCTGGATGATCATACGCTTTGATCTGGAATAGTGTCCGGGGGTTGATATCCCCAAGATATCGGTCAGCATCTGCAAACCAGTCCTCGCTCGGCTCAGGATCGCGATTAACCTCAGTAGTTAAACCAGCCCCATACATGCTATCTACAATATCCCGCTGAGCTTCATATGCTTCTTCATCTCGCTCTAGCGCCGATGCCCGAAAAGCAAGATACTCTTGTTCAATGAAGTCTTTAATAAACGCTATAACCTCTTCCATGATGCCTCTCTATAGCATTACTCTGGCTTAAATAGGCCAAGCCAAAGATCTGGACCCGTTGGCGCAGGGGTAAACGGAACCGAAGAGCCATTTTCAAGCACTGCGGTCACAATGTAGCGGACATTAGCACACCGCTTAAGATCCACATGATGACCTGCAAGATTGGTATTTATTGCATTCTCAAGATCCTGTGCGTTCATGGCGTTTAGCGCTTCATACTTCGGATCTTCCTCGACTTCTTTACCAACCATAGTCTTGATCTTACGTATCATAGCAGGGGTATTCAATGCCTCCCATGTTACGCTAACTTTCATCGTGAAGCTCTCAAGGTTTGGCTGCTTCTTGATGAAAGCAAGAATCTCATCCTCGGCAATAGACATTGGCCCAAGATTAAACTGGCTGCTCGCAGCAATTAAATTGCATGACTTCTTATAGCCCGAACCCATGAACTGATCGGCAATAAGATGGCTGCTGTGCATGCCATGATTCGTCGTCTTATGCTCTGGGTTCTGGGTGGTACCTCGCTCTGTGATACCAGCATCCGTCTTCAAGCTGCTTGAGCACCCCAGTGAGCTGATCTTCACCCTGCTCAACTGCCTGATCTTGCTGAGCAGCGGTATTTGCCGCAGCCGGGGCGGGCGCAGCAGTGGGGGCAGGGGCAGCGGCCAAGCGTGCCAGATTATCCGCGTTTTGATCGGTTGTCGCAGCGAGCTGGCGCGCCTGGCCAATCAGCGTCTGGGCTTGGGCGCGCTTTTCCTCAGGAACGGAAACGAGCTTCCCTTCCCATTCGGCCAACCGTGCCTCAACTGGCATAGGCGTGCTAGCCACCATCAAGGTGGCGCTGGTGCCGCTCACCTGCACCCACAGGCGGTGGCGCTCCTCGCCCGCGCTGAAGCCCACTTCCTTGCCGATCTCGCCGACCGGTACACCATTCTGCCCGGGCTTGGTGGGGTCGCCGTTCTTCGCCGGGTCGCCGTTTTTCGCCGGGTCGCCGTTTTTCGCATCCGTGCCCTTGCCGATGCCCTTGATCATGGCCCAGAGCTTCTTGCCCATGGCCACGGCCTTCTGCACCACCCAGTCGATGGCCTTCTTGATCGGGGCCTGGACCTTCTCGATGATGCCCTGCACCTTCTTGGAGATGCCGCCCAGCCCCAGTAGGTCGGCCAGGAACGAGATCACCGTCGGCAGCGCGGTGGCCAGCGACTGCTCGATGAAGTTGGCCGCCCCGCCGATATTGCCCGCCGCAATCGCGCTGATCGAACAAGCGAGGGCGTAGATATAACAAAGCGGTGCCGCAGCACCGCCTTGCGTTCTCAATGTATTACACTATAAGCGCAACACCAAAATTGCTTCATCAGGGTTCGTCGTAGACCTCAAGTAATCGGCCTGCAACTCGCCGCACCTCGTCATCGGCATCTTGAGCCGCCGCCAGTTCTACCAAACCGCGAAGCTCAGGCCAGTGTGGATAAGCAATAGCCCAGATTGCAGCGATGCGAACCGCAGGCTCAGGCGCAACCATAGCTCGTTCGAACGCCGGAACAAAAATAGTATCGAATGCCCGTGCGGTCAGTGCGATGCCCAGTTGGTAGATGGCGCTGCCGCGCTCGCGTGTGTCGCCCGCCTGCGCACACCGCTCGAGCAGATCAGTATCACTATAAAGATCAATAGCTTTGCGGATCTGTTCAAGCGCACGATCAGGATCATTGCCATGAACAATAAAATATTTTGCCTCAAAGATATCTTTATGCTCTTCTAAATAAAAAATCTTCGTCTCCGAGCTGTTAGCTCTGAGTGATAAAGTGTAAGGGGTCTGCTCAGTCTCCTCAGACTCATCAAGCCATATCCAGTAATACTCATCTGCTACCTGGAAAACCACATCAGATGTAACTGAAGGCTTTGCAATAAGATAGACCTTGATCAAGATATCATTCTCCCATGAAAAGATCACTTCATTTGATGAGCCTGGCGAATCAATGGTTCAACAAAAGCCTCAACCTCGGCAATGTCATCAAACTTCTGCCCATTGGTTTTAGCCATAACCCACTTGATCACAATCTCAACCTCATTGGTTTTTGCAGACTCTACATCTTTATAATCTGCACTCGTGGGGGTATGAGTCTTACGATCTTTCTTGATCATCAGATCGTCAAATCCCAACTCCTTATTAATCGTATCAGCATCAGCAACAGCCCCAACTGGCCCCATAGGGAACTTCGTTGGAAGATCTTGCCAACTCATATCCTTACGGCTGATAAGATCCAGCATCATCGGCGCGGTCACAAGCGTAGCTGGATTACGAACGCTCTCCACACTCATCATCAATGTTGCAGTACCACCTATCAGGCTTTCAGGATTAATAGATGGATCTGCCTGCTGAATCTGTTTAGCAAACTGAATCGGCACTTGGCCTGTCTCGGCATAAGTGCGGATCGCACGAACCAAACGGCTGCGAATTCCACCATGAAGATTTGGTGGAAGAATATTCATCAGCTTGGCTTCAAGTGAGTCCATACGATCTGCGATCTCTTTATAGGTACCTACGTCGTCTACATATGGAGCGCCATCCCAACCTTGTTTCGCGGTAATCGTCGCTGCTTCAGGGTGACTTGAGCTACGGAGCTTCATTGGTGCAAACACCCCACGCGACTCTTGCTCCCTAAGGTATCGAACCTGCGAAGGTATAGGTGCCTCATCTGGCCGAGTAGATATTACCGTTTCCTGTTTACGTAGATCGCCTTGCTCTGGCCGATAGCCCTCTCTCGTGCCATTTGCTGTCTCATACTGCTCAAGGCTGTCATGACCTGACGCCTTCATCTGACGTTGCCGCTGTTCGCTGTCAATCATGCTCTGCTCGCCTCTAAGCGTCTGAGGATCAGAATACATCCTCTGGGCTATGCGGCGCACCATCGACAGAATCTCTTCTTGGCTAAATTGCGAGATTTCCTTCTTCTCTGTTTTGTCTTCAGGATTGATCTTCACATCAGCAAAGTATGTATGATCTGCCGATTTAACCAACGCGATTGATGTCAGCTTATAGCGCTCTTGGATGCTAGGAAGTGCAGC from the Chloroflexia bacterium SDU3-3 genome contains:
- a CDS encoding HEAT repeat domain-containing protein; amino-acid sequence: MIKVYLIAKPSVTSDVVFQVADEYYWIWLDESEETEQTPYTLSLRANSSETKIFYLEEHKDIFEAKYFIVHGNDPDRALEQIRKAIDLYSDTDLLERCAQAGDTRERGSAIYQLGIALTARAFDTIFVPAFERAMVAPEPAVRIAAIWAIAYPHWPELRGLVELAAAQDADDEVRRVAGRLLEVYDEP